A window from Aerococcus sp. Group 1 encodes these proteins:
- a CDS encoding diacylglycerol kinase family protein, translating to MIEIICHEEAGLGRGREVLDRVQAYLDDHQQGYRVHITAYPGHIFDLAPKLLGNFQKDSRLLVIGGDGTLHELVAVFQAMQVDVPLTYLPAGSGNDFSRYFQQDKSHLSDYLAPLVEERSPKTLSIYHYQLGQHGRRRSLVNSLGLGFDGVVIEQAIKLKESKGIFRKPWGNKLRYLVGLFQSLPRLSLFNCQLKIDGQSYHFNRCALVVFMNNPYFGGGIHLYPLEKIQDRQVSAVVIHDIKAQGILDLLYRIFISHQQESSPYMTHLSGEVVEVEIDRPMISQVDGESLTIDQYPVRVWQGKQDFYL from the coding sequence GTGATTGAGATTATTTGCCATGAAGAGGCTGGGTTAGGTCGGGGAAGGGAAGTACTAGACCGGGTCCAAGCTTATCTTGATGACCACCAGCAGGGCTATCGCGTGCATATTACCGCTTATCCGGGCCATATCTTTGACTTAGCGCCCAAACTCCTGGGTAATTTTCAAAAAGATAGCCGCCTTCTAGTGATCGGCGGCGATGGGACCCTCCATGAATTGGTGGCCGTCTTCCAAGCTATGCAAGTCGACGTTCCCTTGACCTATTTACCTGCTGGATCGGGCAATGATTTTTCACGTTATTTCCAGCAGGATAAAAGCCACTTGTCTGACTATCTAGCTCCTTTAGTGGAAGAAAGATCTCCTAAAACCCTGTCCATCTACCACTATCAATTGGGCCAACACGGGCGAAGACGGTCCTTGGTTAATAGTTTAGGGTTGGGTTTTGACGGTGTGGTCATTGAACAAGCCATCAAACTCAAAGAGAGTAAGGGAATTTTTCGCAAGCCTTGGGGCAATAAATTACGTTACCTAGTGGGTCTCTTTCAAAGCTTACCCCGGCTGTCACTTTTTAATTGTCAGTTGAAAATCGATGGCCAGTCCTATCATTTTAACCGCTGTGCCTTGGTAGTCTTTATGAATAACCCCTACTTTGGCGGAGGCATTCATCTCTATCCTTTAGAAAAAATCCAAGATCGTCAAGTGTCTGCCGTTGTTATTCACGATATTAAAGCTCAGGGGATTTTAGATCTCCTCTACCGTATTTTTATCAGTCACCAGCAAGAGTCCTCTCCTTATATGACTCATCTTAGCGGGGAAGTGGTTGAAGTAGAAATTGACAGGCCAATGATTAGCCAAGTTGATGGGGAAAGTTTAACGATTGACCAATATCCTGTTCGAGTCTGGCAAGGTAAGCAAGATTTTTATCTTTAA
- a CDS encoding NADH-dependent oxidoreductase — translation MTKKLTDTVTLRHGAQLKGRIVQPPMLTNSGLSQGFVSQDTLDYYAARSESAGLVIVEYCYVIKDGGPSHTWAANKEQLGIQSDDHIEGLSKIAKSLKAKGNKAVIQLNHSGRESNFPARHGGRALAPSAIDFSFLDYPVQEITEEEIEATIKAFGEATRRAIAAGFDGVEIHGANHYLHQQFFSKWSNQRTDKWGGSYENRTRFIREVNDAVFEVVRKEAPADFIIGYRISPEEIHGDNVGYTYEDSTRLVEDLGKDYDFDYIHVSNLNYKGKPAGQDKTYSQFYRQVLPDDVKLIVVGGITDEEKAQDALNYADLAAVGRGTLIDPQFGKKILEGRGDEIVTAISPEQVKISKLPPALITLFSDPQMPLKMPGRESIYHLHDIYKGDDYYREGY, via the coding sequence ATGACTAAAAAATTAACCGATACCGTTACTTTGCGGCATGGCGCTCAATTGAAGGGCCGGATTGTCCAACCTCCCATGTTAACCAATAGTGGGTTGAGCCAAGGGTTTGTCAGTCAAGACACCCTGGATTATTATGCGGCGCGTTCAGAATCAGCTGGGTTGGTGATTGTTGAATATTGCTATGTGATTAAGGATGGAGGTCCTTCCCATACCTGGGCAGCCAACAAGGAACAGTTAGGGATCCAAAGTGATGACCATATCGAAGGCTTAAGCAAAATTGCCAAGAGCCTGAAAGCAAAGGGCAACAAGGCCGTTATTCAATTAAACCACTCTGGTAGAGAATCCAACTTCCCAGCCCGCCATGGGGGTCGCGCCTTAGCACCTAGTGCCATTGACTTTTCTTTCTTAGACTATCCGGTCCAAGAAATTACCGAAGAAGAAATTGAAGCGACGATTAAGGCCTTTGGAGAAGCTACCCGCCGTGCCATTGCGGCCGGTTTTGATGGGGTAGAGATCCACGGGGCTAACCATTACCTCCACCAACAATTCTTCTCCAAATGGTCCAACCAACGGACTGATAAGTGGGGAGGTTCCTATGAAAATCGCACCCGCTTTATCCGTGAAGTCAATGATGCGGTCTTTGAAGTGGTTAGAAAAGAAGCTCCCGCTGACTTCATTATTGGTTACCGGATCAGTCCAGAAGAAATTCACGGGGACAATGTGGGCTATACTTATGAAGACTCTACCCGCCTAGTGGAAGACTTGGGTAAGGATTATGACTTTGACTATATCCATGTTTCTAACTTAAACTACAAGGGTAAACCTGCCGGTCAAGACAAGACTTACTCCCAATTTTACCGTCAAGTCTTGCCTGACGATGTGAAGTTAATTGTCGTGGGTGGCATCACTGATGAAGAAAAAGCCCAAGATGCCCTGAACTATGCTGATCTAGCAGCAGTCGGCCGGGGGACTTTGATTGATCCTCAATTTGGAAAGAAAATTTTAGAAGGCCGGGGCGATGAAATTGTTACTGCCATTTCGCCAGAACAAGTGAAAATTTCGAAACTGCCCCCCGCTTTGATTACTCTCTTCTCAGACCCACAAATGCCACTGAAAATGCCAGGTCGTGAGTCGATCTACCATCTGCATGATATCTATAAGGGAGACGACTATTATCGCGAAGGCTATTAA
- the nth gene encoding endonuclease III: MLSDQNAYYLLQEMIKFYPHVTTELNYETNFQLLIAVILSAQTTDQGVNKVTANLFRDYPTAKKMAQANPKDLEPYIQPIGLYKNKAKYIQKAAQQIIEDFDGQVPKDRKDIESITGVGRKTANVVLSIAYDVPAFAVDTHVQRVCKHHRIVDQGANVKDVEKRVTELLDESQWRQAHQALVRFGRYICTARKPTCYAYDQLFHLPDPSEEDLLPKEGEK; this comes from the coding sequence ATGCTATCTGACCAAAATGCCTACTATCTCCTCCAAGAGATGATTAAATTTTACCCTCATGTGACGACTGAGTTAAACTATGAGACCAATTTTCAATTGCTCATCGCCGTCATCCTTAGTGCCCAAACTACCGACCAAGGGGTCAATAAGGTCACCGCTAACTTATTTAGGGACTATCCCACTGCCAAAAAGATGGCCCAGGCGAATCCTAAAGACCTAGAACCCTATATCCAACCCATTGGTCTCTATAAAAATAAGGCCAAATACATCCAAAAAGCGGCCCAACAAATCATTGAAGACTTTGATGGCCAGGTTCCTAAAGACCGTAAAGACATTGAGAGCATCACTGGCGTTGGTCGTAAAACAGCTAATGTGGTCCTAAGCATTGCCTATGATGTGCCGGCTTTTGCGGTTGATACCCACGTCCAAAGGGTTTGTAAACACCACCGCATCGTTGACCAAGGCGCCAATGTCAAAGATGTTGAAAAGCGGGTAACGGAATTGCTGGATGAATCCCAATGGCGGCAAGCCCACCAAGCCTTAGTCCGCTTTGGTCGCTATATTTGTACCGCAAGAAAACCCACATGCTATGCCTATGACCAGTTATTTCACCTGCCTGATCCTAGTGAAGAAGACCTATTACCTAAAGAAGGCGAAAAATAA
- a CDS encoding MFS transporter codes for MSTKQLPWKNLLILAFIACIAMISELLPSGFLQEMASAFNVPLGRMSLFIGTYAIMSAAVGIPITRVFSQVNRKTYLLWVCGFFAVSNLFIAFAPNFLIAFLARIIAGSAAGALWAMLGSYPIGFLPLHLAGRGTAIVLAGVTFGLSVGLPLATLFAKSFGWRMGFILITLLFIGSALLGLKLFPKVNGEEYNADNNYGKLLKNKGVLIASLATILIVMAQYVSYIFIQLIAQTAGITVASAQAAFGVGALISIGIVARFIDRYLFKLTLGISALTAIAIFILVVNIPSPLINYLAFALWGLGFAPMTTLLQTATTKQVDHGKALANSVSATSYDLAIMLSSLLGSLTIASLGLDGTLWISIGFALAVFLLIFFNHKYFT; via the coding sequence ATGAGTACTAAGCAACTTCCTTGGAAAAACTTATTGATACTTGCTTTTATTGCTTGTATTGCTATGATTTCAGAATTACTGCCTTCAGGATTCTTGCAAGAAATGGCCAGTGCTTTTAACGTGCCTTTAGGACGGATGAGTCTCTTTATTGGGACCTATGCCATTATGTCAGCCGCAGTCGGTATTCCCATTACCCGAGTCTTTTCTCAGGTCAACCGAAAAACCTACTTGCTATGGGTCTGTGGCTTCTTCGCTGTCAGCAATTTATTCATTGCCTTTGCTCCTAACTTTCTGATCGCCTTTTTAGCACGGATTATTGCCGGGTCCGCCGCCGGAGCACTCTGGGCCATGTTAGGTTCTTACCCCATTGGTTTTTTACCCTTGCACTTAGCAGGACGTGGGACTGCCATCGTGCTTGCCGGGGTGACGTTTGGACTGAGTGTCGGCCTACCTCTAGCTACTCTCTTTGCTAAATCCTTTGGTTGGCGGATGGGATTTATTTTAATTACGCTCTTATTTATTGGATCAGCCCTGCTTGGTTTAAAACTCTTCCCTAAAGTAAATGGTGAAGAATATAATGCCGATAATAACTACGGCAAGCTTTTAAAGAATAAAGGGGTTCTGATTGCTAGTTTAGCCACTATTCTGATCGTGATGGCCCAATATGTTTCCTATATTTTTATCCAGCTCATTGCCCAAACAGCAGGCATTACCGTAGCCTCTGCCCAAGCGGCCTTTGGGGTGGGAGCCTTAATCTCGATCGGTATAGTTGCTCGTTTTATCGATCGCTATCTCTTCAAATTAACCTTAGGAATCTCAGCTCTAACTGCCATCGCCATTTTTATTTTAGTGGTTAATATTCCTAGCCCTTTGATTAACTATCTGGCCTTCGCCCTCTGGGGATTGGGCTTTGCGCCAATGACGACCCTCCTGCAAACCGCAACGACCAAACAAGTTGACCATGGCAAGGCCTTAGCCAATTCCGTCAGCGCAACCTCCTACGACTTAGCCATCATGCTCTCCAGTTTGCTGGGTAGCTTGACTATTGCATCGCTCGGACTCGACGGCACCCTTTGGATTTCCATTGGCTTTGCCTTAGCTGTCTTCTTACTGATTTTCTTTAACCATAAATATTTTACTTAA